A window of Methylobacterium bullatum genomic DNA:
GGTCGCGGCCTTCGCCGACAATGCCGAACTGCCGGTGCTGCCCGGCAAGGCGCCACTGGGCGGCGAGATCCTGTGCCACGACATCGTCGAGGGCGCGCTCCTGCGCCGGGCCGGATGGGAGGTCCGCCTCCTGCCCGAGATGGGCGGCACCTGGGAGGAGATGCCGACGAACCTCGTCGATCTCCTCGGGCGCGAGCGGCGCTGGTGCCAGGGCAACATGCAGCACCTGCGCGTCACCACCCTGCCGGGTCTGCGGGCCGCGAGCCGCTGGCACCTGGTCGTTGGCATCCTGTCCTACCTCGCATGCCCGCTCTGGGTGCTGTTCCTCGCCGCTGCCTCGATCCAGGCCGCCGTGACCGGCGATCTCGGCCTGCTGGCCTACGGGCTCACCGGGACGGGCCTCGCCGCCCATGCGCTGGCCGCCCTCGTCGTCACCGTGATGGCCCTGCCGAAACTCCTCAGCCTCGGCCATGTCCTGGCCTCGCCGACCCGCCGCGCGGCTTTCGGCGGCACTGCCTCGCTGCTGAAGAGCGCGGCGCTCGAACAGATCGTCTGGGTGCTGCTCTGGCCGGTCATGACGGTCTTTGCCGCCGGCGCGGTCGCCACCACCTTCATCGGCCGCGTGGTGCGCTGGGATTCGCAGGCACGCGACGACCGGCAGGTGCCGTGGTCCGAGGCGATCCGCCTGCAGGTGGACGCCCTGGTGGCGGGCGCCCTGCTCGCCGGTCTGCTCGTTTATGCGGGCGACCTCTGGCTCGCCCTGTGGATGGGGCCGGTGGCCCTCGCGCTCCTCACGAGCCCGGCCTTCAGCGTACTGACCAGCCGCGCCGATCTCGGCCGCGCCTCGCAGGGGAACGGCCTGTTCCTCTCCATCGACGACACGGACCGCGCCCCCGAACTCCTAGACCTGGCCTCGGTCCGCCGGGGCGAGGAGCGGGGCCTGCGCCTCCAACAGGAAGCCTGGGCACACTGAGGAGCCGGCATCTCCGCGCCGCGGTGAGGTTAGAGGGGCGAGAGGCTCGGAGTTCGGAGCTCGGTCCAAACCCAATCGGCTTGACCGTGCGGAGGGCTGCTCAGGGTGGCGAGCGGGCCCTGATTGTTCGCCTCGAAGCGGACGTTGCGCCACCGACCCAACTCGGTCCTCCCGACGAAAAGGCAGGATGCGCATAAGCGGACGGGGCGGACACCTCACGCTGTGCGTCTAGGGCCGGGCAAAGCGCGCCCGGAACTCACCAGGGCTGATACCGATGCGTTTGCGGAAGTGGTGCCGTAAAGTGTCGGCCCCGCCCAGCCCGACGGCGGCAGCGATCTCATCAATGCCGAGGCGACCCGCGGCGAGAAGGCGCTTGGCCTCTTCAATCCGCTCGGCGGCAAGCCACTCGCCCGGCGGTGACCCCGTCGCTTCCATGAAGCGTCTGACGAACGTACGCAGGCTCATGCGGCACTCCTCGGCCATGCGCGTCAGCGGCCACGACGCGCCCAGTTGTGCCCGCATCTGGTCGAGCAAGGGCGCTACCTCGCTGCTCCGCCGCACCGGCACGGGGCGTTCTAGGAACTGCGCCTGCCCGCCCGTGCGGTGGGCGGGCATCACGAGGCGGCGCGCCACCGAGTTCGCAGCCTCCGGCCCGTAATCCTGACGCACGATCTCAATCAGAAGGTCGAGCCCTGCTGCACTTCCGGCGGAGGTGAAGACGCGCCCATGGGATTGGTAGAGCGAGGCATGATCGACCGTGATCTCGGGATGGCGCTCCCGCAAGGCCTCGGCGTAGCGCCAGTGCGTCGTAGCCGACCCGCCATCGAGGAGCCCCGTCGCGGCGAGCACGAACGCGCCGGAGCAAATGGAGACGAGCCGCGCCCCGCGCTCATGGGCCGTTCGCAACCGGCGGCAGAGGTCCTCGGGGACCGGCTGGTCAGAACCCTTCCAGCCGGGCACCACGATGATGTCGGCGTGTTCGATCAGTTCGATGCCGTGGTCTGGCGTAAGCGTGAAGCCTCCGTGCGCGCGCAGGGAACCGCCCTCGATGGCGCAACTGGCGAAGCGATACCAAGCCTTACCCATCTCGGGTCGGGGCAGACCGAACACTTCGGCCACGATCCCGAACTCGAAGGTACAGAGGCCATCGTAGAGAAGGGCGACGGCGAGAGGTCCAGTCGTGTTTGGCACGATCTTCACGATGTCTGGCGTTTCAGCCAATTGCAAGCCGAACGTCGCGCGGGTGACATGGCATGGTCGAACGAGGGAGATTCCCATGCCTACCGCAGTCACTGCCGTGCCACCCGCCCCGAGCGCCCTGGCCCGCGAGCGCTTCGCCGCCGAGCTCGCTTTCGAGACCGACTGCTGGGACGTGCATGACGCTCTGGCCCGTGGGGCGGACTTCGTGCTGCTCGACGTGCGCGGCCCCGCCCTCTTCGCCGCAGGTCATGTTCCGGGTGCCATCAACCTGCCCCACGGCAAGATCGTGCGTTCGAAGCTCGAGCAATGGCCGGAGCACACGGTGTTCGTCACCTACTGCGCCGGGCCGCACTGCAACGGTGCCGCCAGGGGGGCGCTACGGCTTGCGGAGCTCGGGCGACCCGTCAAGATCATGGCGGGCGGCATCACCGGCTGGCTCGACGAAGGCTTCGAATTCGCGAGGACCGGAACCGCGTCGTGAGCACGCGCGTCCGGAAAGCGATGGCGCTCGATGCGACAGCGCTCCTCGATCTGGTCCGGGCGCATGCCGCGTTCGAGCGGGGTCGGGCACCCCTGTCGCTTGAAGGCCTCGAGGCGATCCTTTCGGCGGACACCCCACCGGCGCATCTGCTCGTGGCCGAGGAGC
This region includes:
- the opgH gene encoding Glucans biosynthesis glucosyltransferase H; the protein is MSITRLSHDASQAGIPDPAIPAIRPSETPSFEAPSLLRRRLLLAVPTLVTAAAIVWLALSAYGRPDGALGWAVLVLFGLVMTWQSYVAWQYVYGLVAAGLGDAAKSAIEIRSATVPATASGQSRTAAVVAIHAEDAVAVFAALRVMARSLQRGGGDGSDIDIFVLSDTRDGAIAAVEEHEFARIEAWARLNGPGLPRVRYRRRQDNAGRKAGNIAEFCKSYGSEYDFMIVLDADSLMTGATMRRLARLMEEAPKVGLIQTVSYATGRDTLFARIQQFAVRLYAPLSIRCLETWQGADGSYWGHNAILRVAAFADNAELPVLPGKAPLGGEILCHDIVEGALLRRAGWEVRLLPEMGGTWEEMPTNLVDLLGRERRWCQGNMQHLRVTTLPGLRAASRWHLVVGILSYLACPLWVLFLAAASIQAAVTGDLGLLAYGLTGTGLAAHALAALVVTVMALPKLLSLGHVLASPTRRAAFGGTASLLKSAALEQIVWVLLWPVMTVFAAGAVATTFIGRVVRWDSQARDDRQVPWSEAIRLQVDALVAGALLAGLLVYAGDLWLALWMGPVALALLTSPAFSVLTSRADLGRASQGNGLFLSIDDTDRAPELLDLASVRRGEERGLRLQQEAWAH
- the cdhR_1 gene encoding HTH-type transcriptional regulator CdhR produces the protein MKIVPNTTGPLAVALLYDGLCTFEFGIVAEVFGLPRPEMGKAWYRFASCAIEGGSLRAHGGFTLTPDHGIELIEHADIIVVPGWKGSDQPVPEDLCRRLRTAHERGARLVSICSGAFVLAATGLLDGGSATTHWRYAEALRERHPEITVDHASLYQSHGRVFTSAGSAAGLDLLIEIVRQDYGPEAANSVARRLVMPAHRTGGQAQFLERPVPVRRSSEVAPLLDQMRAQLGASWPLTRMAEECRMSLRTFVRRFMEATGSPPGEWLAAERIEEAKRLLAAGRLGIDEIAAAVGLGGADTLRHHFRKRIGISPGEFRARFARP